A stretch of Microbacterium sp. LWH3-1.2 DNA encodes these proteins:
- a CDS encoding 3-hydroxyacyl-CoA dehydrogenase NAD-binding domain-containing protein, with translation MTNTVSEQYEHIDFSPIVAMTDGEVVTQSRVRDIRLPSGKVLALVTLDNGRDHTRPNTLGPATMFQLGETLDALKARAAAGEIQAVGITGKQYILAAGADLSDISKVGSKDDARRVAQLGHKVFGKLSELGVPAFAFVNGLALGGGLEIALNSTYRTVDASAAAIALPEVFLGIIPGWGGAYLLPNLIGIENALEVVISNPLKQNRMLKPQQAFDYGIVDAIFPAANYLEDSLAWADGVLGGKIKVDRKNVPGKIERLTKWPIAIKMARGMLESKIGTVPKSPYVALDLLDKARNGSKAEGFAREDEALAELITGDQFAASMYAFDLVQKRAKRPVGAPDKELAKKVTKVGIIGAGLMASQFALLFVRKLQVPVLITDLDQARVDKGVAYIHDEIGKLEAKGRLDGDSANKLRALVTGTTDKSLYADCDFVIEAVFEEVGVKQQVFGEIEKIIAEDAILATNTSSLSVEEIGAKLVHPERLVGFHFFNPVAVMPLIEIVKTPQTSESALSTAFVVAKNLGKNAVLTADAPGFVVNRLLAKVMGEAARAVYEGTPVGDVEKAFAPLGLPMGPFQLIDLVGWKVAAHVQDTMVRAFPERFYANENFHALAELPEVVEKDKGGRVTGWTKAAEKVLKPAVGSSPASADEILRRVQDGLAQEIKIMLDEGVVPEVEDIDLCLILGAGWPFIDGGASPYLDREGASERVFDDTFHHPVITGIAG, from the coding sequence TGCGCGACATCCGTCTGCCCTCCGGCAAGGTGCTGGCACTGGTCACCCTCGACAACGGCCGAGACCACACCCGCCCGAACACGCTCGGCCCCGCCACGATGTTCCAGCTCGGCGAGACGCTCGACGCGCTGAAGGCACGGGCGGCCGCCGGCGAGATCCAGGCGGTCGGCATCACAGGCAAGCAGTACATCCTCGCCGCCGGCGCCGACCTCAGTGACATCAGCAAGGTCGGCTCGAAGGACGACGCCCGCAGGGTTGCCCAGCTCGGCCACAAGGTGTTCGGCAAGCTCTCCGAGCTGGGCGTGCCCGCGTTCGCGTTCGTGAACGGGCTGGCGCTCGGCGGTGGCCTCGAGATCGCACTCAACTCCACGTATCGGACGGTGGATGCCTCGGCCGCGGCGATCGCGCTTCCCGAGGTGTTCCTCGGCATCATCCCCGGCTGGGGCGGCGCATACTTGCTGCCGAACCTCATCGGCATCGAGAACGCGCTCGAGGTCGTGATCTCGAACCCGCTGAAGCAGAACCGCATGCTCAAGCCGCAGCAGGCGTTCGACTACGGAATCGTGGACGCGATCTTCCCCGCTGCGAACTACCTCGAGGACTCGCTGGCGTGGGCCGACGGCGTGCTCGGCGGGAAGATCAAGGTCGACCGGAAGAACGTGCCGGGCAAGATCGAGCGCCTCACCAAGTGGCCGATCGCGATCAAGATGGCGCGCGGCATGCTCGAGTCCAAGATCGGCACCGTGCCCAAGTCCCCGTACGTGGCTCTCGACCTCCTCGACAAAGCGCGCAACGGCTCGAAGGCGGAAGGCTTCGCACGTGAGGACGAGGCCCTCGCCGAGCTCATCACGGGCGACCAGTTCGCCGCATCCATGTACGCCTTCGATCTGGTGCAGAAGCGGGCTAAGCGTCCGGTCGGCGCTCCCGACAAGGAGCTCGCGAAGAAGGTCACCAAGGTCGGCATCATCGGCGCCGGCCTCATGGCCAGTCAGTTCGCGCTGCTGTTCGTGCGCAAGCTGCAGGTGCCGGTGCTCATCACCGACCTCGACCAGGCGCGCGTCGACAAGGGCGTGGCGTACATCCACGACGAGATCGGCAAGCTCGAGGCGAAGGGCCGGCTCGACGGCGACTCCGCCAACAAGCTGCGCGCACTCGTCACGGGCACGACCGACAAGAGCCTCTACGCGGACTGCGACTTCGTCATCGAGGCCGTCTTCGAAGAGGTCGGTGTGAAGCAGCAGGTGTTCGGAGAGATCGAGAAGATCATCGCGGAGGACGCGATCCTCGCCACCAACACCTCGTCGCTGTCGGTCGAGGAGATCGGTGCGAAGCTCGTCCACCCCGAGCGGCTCGTGGGCTTCCACTTCTTCAACCCGGTCGCGGTCATGCCGCTCATCGAGATCGTGAAGACGCCGCAGACCTCGGAGAGCGCACTCTCGACGGCATTCGTGGTCGCGAAGAACCTGGGCAAGAACGCGGTGCTCACCGCCGACGCGCCCGGCTTCGTCGTCAACCGCCTGCTGGCGAAGGTCATGGGCGAGGCTGCGCGTGCCGTGTACGAGGGCACCCCGGTCGGCGACGTCGAGAAGGCGTTCGCACCGCTCGGCCTGCCGATGGGGCCGTTCCAGCTCATCGACCTGGTCGGCTGGAAGGTCGCCGCACACGTGCAGGACACGATGGTGCGCGCCTTTCCCGAGCGGTTCTATGCGAACGAGAACTTCCACGCGCTCGCGGAGCTGCCCGAAGTCGTCGAGAAGGACAAGGGCGGCCGCGTGACCGGCTGGACCAAGGCGGCGGAGAAGGTGCTCAAGCCTGCGGTGGGCTCGTCACCGGCCTCCGCCGACGAGATCCTGCGCCGCGTGCAGGACGGGCTCGCACAGGAGATCAAGATCATGCTCGACGAGGGCGTGGTCCCCGAGGTCGAGGACATCGACCTCTGCCTCATCCTCGGCGCGGGCTGGCCGTTCATCGACGGCGGCGCATCGCCGTATCTCGATCGAGAGGGCGCCTCCGAGCGCGTCTTCGACGACACCTTCCACCATCCGGTGATCACGGGCATCGCAGGCTGA
- the acnA gene encoding aconitate hydratase AcnA, whose protein sequence is MSTVDSFGAKSTLTVGSTDYEIFRIDTVAGYEKLPFSLKVLLENLLRTEDGANVTKEQIQALGSWDAAAEPDTEIQFTPARVVMQDFTGVPCIVDLATMREAVGALGGDPTRINPLSPAEMVIDHSVIADLFGTENALERNVEIEYERNGERYQFLRWGQTAFNDFKVVPPGTGIVHQVNIEHLAKVIYDREVGGVLRAYPDTCVGTDSHTTMVNGLGVLGWGVGGIEAEAAMLGQPVSMLIPKVVGFKLSGAIPTGVTATDVVLTITDMLRKHGVVGKFVEFYGEGVASVPLANRATIGNMSPEFGSTAAMFPIDDVTIDYLRLTGRDEQQLALVEAYAKEQTLWHDASREPVFSEYMELDLSTVVPSIAGPKRPQDRIVLAEAKRQFEVDLTNYAEVDHDLVDLEGAESFPASDPPGNSPEDEHSTHQHHHRSHAPATASKPTQVTLEGGEKFVLDHGAVTIAAITSCTNTSNPSVMLAAGLLARNAVKKGLKAKPWVKTTLAPGSKVVTDYYEKAGLTQDLEDLGFYTVGYGCTTCIGNSGPLIEEVSAAINENDLAVTAVLSGNRNFEGRINPDVKMNYLASPPLVIAYSLAGSMNFDFETDALGKDRDGNDVFLRDIWPDSAEVQRTIDSSINKDMFTQQYASVFEGDERWKTLPTPTGDVFEWDEASTYVRKPPYFDGMTMELTPVADISGARVLATLLDSVTTDHISPAGNIKADSPAGQYLAEHGVDRKDFNSYGSRRGNHEVMIRGTFANIRLKNQLVREVNDGAEVEGGLTRDFTQAGGPQSFIYDASQNYQSAGTPLVIFGGKEYGSGSSRDWAAKGTSLLGVKAVITESFERIHRSNLIGMGVVPLQFPAGESWKSLGLDGTEIVSISGLEQLNEGVTPKTVKVTAEPSEFSPEGKQTVEFDAVVRIDTPGEADYYRNGGILQYVLRSLV, encoded by the coding sequence GTGTCCACGGTTGACAGCTTCGGTGCGAAGAGCACCCTGACGGTCGGCAGCACCGACTACGAGATCTTCCGCATCGACACGGTCGCGGGCTACGAGAAACTCCCGTTCAGCCTCAAGGTGCTGTTGGAGAACCTTCTGCGCACAGAGGACGGCGCCAACGTCACCAAGGAGCAGATCCAGGCCCTCGGATCGTGGGATGCCGCGGCCGAGCCCGACACGGAGATCCAGTTCACGCCGGCTCGCGTCGTGATGCAGGACTTCACGGGCGTGCCGTGCATCGTGGACCTCGCCACCATGCGCGAGGCCGTGGGCGCCCTCGGAGGAGACCCGACCCGGATCAACCCGCTCTCGCCGGCGGAAATGGTCATCGACCACTCGGTCATCGCCGACCTCTTCGGCACCGAGAACGCGCTCGAGCGCAACGTCGAGATCGAGTACGAGCGCAACGGCGAGCGATACCAGTTCCTCCGCTGGGGCCAGACCGCGTTCAACGACTTCAAGGTGGTCCCCCCGGGCACGGGCATCGTGCACCAGGTGAACATCGAGCACCTCGCCAAGGTCATCTACGACCGCGAGGTCGGAGGCGTCCTGCGCGCCTACCCCGACACCTGTGTCGGCACCGACTCCCACACCACGATGGTCAACGGGCTCGGGGTGCTCGGCTGGGGCGTCGGCGGCATCGAGGCAGAGGCGGCCATGCTCGGCCAGCCCGTGTCGATGCTGATCCCGAAGGTGGTCGGCTTCAAGCTGTCCGGCGCCATCCCCACCGGTGTCACCGCGACCGACGTGGTGCTCACGATCACCGACATGCTGCGCAAGCACGGCGTGGTCGGCAAGTTCGTCGAGTTCTACGGCGAGGGCGTCGCCTCCGTGCCGCTCGCCAACCGCGCCACCATCGGAAACATGAGCCCCGAGTTCGGCTCGACGGCCGCGATGTTCCCGATCGACGACGTGACGATCGACTACCTGCGCCTCACCGGCCGCGACGAGCAGCAGCTCGCCCTCGTCGAGGCTTACGCCAAGGAGCAGACGCTCTGGCACGACGCCTCGCGCGAGCCGGTCTTCAGCGAGTACATGGAGCTCGACCTGTCGACGGTCGTCCCGTCGATCGCCGGGCCGAAGCGTCCGCAGGACCGCATCGTCCTCGCCGAGGCCAAGCGGCAGTTCGAGGTCGACCTCACCAACTACGCCGAGGTCGACCACGACCTCGTCGACCTCGAGGGAGCCGAGTCCTTCCCAGCGTCCGACCCGCCCGGAAACTCCCCGGAGGACGAGCACAGCACCCACCAGCACCACCATCGCAGCCACGCACCGGCGACGGCCTCCAAGCCCACGCAGGTGACGCTCGAGGGCGGCGAGAAGTTCGTGCTGGATCACGGCGCTGTCACGATCGCGGCGATCACCTCGTGCACGAACACGTCGAACCCGTCGGTCATGTTGGCCGCGGGCCTGCTCGCCCGCAACGCGGTCAAGAAGGGCCTCAAGGCCAAGCCGTGGGTCAAGACCACGCTCGCGCCGGGCTCGAAGGTCGTCACGGACTACTACGAGAAGGCCGGCCTCACCCAGGACCTCGAGGACCTCGGCTTCTACACCGTCGGCTACGGCTGCACCACGTGCATCGGCAACTCCGGACCCCTGATCGAAGAGGTGTCGGCGGCGATCAACGAGAACGACCTCGCCGTGACGGCCGTGCTCTCGGGCAACCGCAACTTCGAGGGTCGCATCAACCCCGACGTCAAGATGAACTACCTCGCGAGCCCGCCCCTCGTGATCGCCTACTCGCTCGCCGGATCGATGAACTTCGACTTCGAGACCGACGCGCTGGGCAAGGACCGGGACGGCAACGACGTGTTCCTCCGCGACATCTGGCCCGACTCGGCGGAGGTGCAGCGCACGATCGACTCGTCGATCAACAAAGACATGTTCACGCAGCAGTACGCGAGCGTGTTCGAGGGCGACGAGCGCTGGAAGACCCTCCCGACGCCCACCGGAGACGTGTTCGAGTGGGACGAGGCCTCGACGTATGTGCGCAAGCCCCCCTACTTCGACGGCATGACGATGGAGCTGACCCCGGTCGCCGACATCTCCGGCGCCCGCGTCCTGGCCACACTGCTGGACTCGGTCACCACCGACCACATCAGCCCCGCCGGCAACATCAAGGCCGACAGCCCGGCCGGTCAATACCTGGCCGAGCACGGTGTGGACCGCAAGGACTTCAACTCGTATGGCTCGCGCCGTGGCAACCACGAGGTGATGATCCGCGGCACATTCGCCAACATCCGCCTGAAGAACCAGCTCGTGCGCGAGGTCAACGACGGCGCCGAGGTCGAGGGCGGGCTCACCCGCGACTTCACGCAGGCCGGCGGCCCGCAGTCCTTCATCTATGACGCCAGCCAGAACTACCAGTCGGCCGGCACGCCGCTGGTGATCTTCGGCGGCAAGGAGTACGGCTCCGGCTCGTCGCGCGACTGGGCGGCCAAGGGCACGAGCCTGCTGGGTGTGAAGGCGGTCATCACCGAGAGCTTCGAGCGCATCCACCGCTCGAACCTCATCGGTATGGGCGTCGTTCCGCTGCAGTTCCCGGCCGGCGAGAGCTGGAAGTCGCTGGGTCTCGACGGCACCGAGATCGTCTCGATCTCGGGTCTCGAGCAGCTCAACGAGGGCGTGACGCCGAAGACCGTCAAGGTCACGGCCGAGCCCAGCGAGTTCTCGCCCGAGGGCAAGCAGACCGTCGAGTTCGACGCGGTCGTCCGCATCGACACACCCGGTGAGGCCGACTACTACCGCAACGGCGGCATCCTGCAGTACGTGCTGCGCTCGCTGGTCTGA
- the dut gene encoding dUTP diphosphatase yields the protein MTETVDVPIIAPDVPVYAHPGDAGADLVAAEAVRLEPGERALVGTGVRIALPDGCVAFVVPRSGLAAKHGITIVNAPGTIDAGYRGEIKVILLNTDATNAHDIAVGDRIAQLIVMPVPRAVFIPVETLPDSVRGEGGFGSTGYQKDGVLA from the coding sequence GTGACTGAAACGGTGGACGTCCCCATTATCGCCCCCGACGTTCCGGTGTACGCGCACCCCGGGGACGCCGGAGCCGACCTCGTCGCCGCCGAGGCGGTGCGCCTCGAACCCGGTGAGCGCGCCCTCGTCGGCACCGGCGTGCGGATCGCGCTGCCTGACGGCTGCGTCGCGTTCGTGGTGCCGCGCAGCGGCCTGGCCGCCAAGCACGGGATCACGATCGTGAACGCGCCGGGAACGATCGACGCCGGCTACCGCGGCGAGATCAAGGTGATCCTGCTGAACACCGATGCCACGAACGCGCACGACATCGCCGTGGGCGACCGCATCGCCCAGCTCATCGTGATGCCCGTCCCGCGCGCCGTGTTCATCCCCGTGGAAACCCTCCCCGACAGCGTGCGCGGCGAGGGGGGCTTCGGCTCCACGGGCTATCAGAAGGACGGAGTCCTCGCATGA
- a CDS encoding DUF3093 domain-containing protein, with translation MQNSTPHAGARTGRVDGYRERLGPSLWILVAAGMAAPMVALVVTPIDTTVALVVGAAVGILLIALLILAAPVVEVRDGELRAGRAHIGVEFLGAGEAHAGEDARHARGAGLDPRSWHLIRGGIDPVVVFPVTDADDPTTAWVISSRTPDRLAAAVRRAQITRRTQYR, from the coding sequence ATGCAGAACTCAACGCCCCACGCCGGTGCCCGGACCGGCCGCGTCGACGGCTATCGCGAGCGGCTCGGCCCGTCACTGTGGATCCTGGTCGCGGCGGGGATGGCGGCGCCGATGGTGGCGCTCGTCGTCACGCCGATCGACACGACCGTCGCACTCGTCGTGGGCGCAGCCGTCGGCATCCTGCTGATCGCGCTGCTGATCCTGGCGGCCCCCGTCGTCGAGGTCCGGGACGGCGAGCTGCGAGCGGGACGCGCGCACATCGGCGTGGAGTTCCTCGGCGCAGGAGAAGCGCATGCCGGGGAGGACGCGCGCCATGCGCGCGGTGCAGGACTGGACCCGCGGTCGTGGCATCTCATCCGGGGCGGGATCGACCCAGTCGTCGTGTTCCCTGTGACGGATGCCGATGATCCGACGACCGCGTGGGTGATCTCCTCGCGGACGCCGGACCGACTGGCCGCCGCGGTGCGGCGGGCTCAGATCACGCGGCGCACTCAGTACAGATAG
- a CDS encoding DUF3710 domain-containing protein: MTDPSSVDGPRKVAPDDRASIGPFDESEANPVRPYIDLGGIKILPREGLNLRLEVEEQTKRIVAVGLDYAGSTLQVQPFAAPRSAGLWEETREQIRQQIRQQGGRVEEREGPLGPELLAEVPVIAGPDGTAGKRLARFVGVDGPRWFLRGVIGGAATADVEAAAAVEDLFRSIVVVRGGSPMPPRDLIPLKMPATPGSA; this comes from the coding sequence ATGACCGACCCCTCATCCGTCGACGGACCGCGCAAGGTCGCACCCGACGACCGCGCCTCCATCGGCCCGTTCGACGAGTCGGAGGCCAACCCGGTCCGTCCGTACATCGATCTCGGCGGGATCAAGATCCTCCCGCGCGAGGGCCTGAACCTGCGCCTCGAGGTCGAGGAGCAGACCAAGCGCATCGTCGCCGTCGGACTGGACTACGCCGGATCGACCCTTCAGGTGCAGCCGTTCGCCGCGCCGCGTTCAGCGGGCCTGTGGGAAGAGACGCGCGAGCAGATCCGCCAGCAGATCCGCCAGCAGGGCGGCCGCGTCGAGGAGCGGGAAGGACCGCTCGGTCCGGAACTCCTCGCCGAGGTGCCCGTCATCGCCGGCCCCGACGGCACGGCCGGCAAGCGCCTGGCCCGCTTCGTCGGCGTCGACGGACCGCGCTGGTTCCTGCGCGGCGTCATCGGCGGTGCGGCCACGGCCGACGTGGAGGCCGCCGCTGCCGTGGAAGACCTCTTCCGGTCGATCGTGGTCGTCCGCGGCGGCTCGCCGATGCCGCCACGCGACCTCATCCCGCTGAAGATGCCGGCGACGCCGGGCTCGGCGTGA
- a CDS encoding DUF3159 domain-containing protein has translation MSDTSRPDDAAEPAAHAPAGDTDGTDAAPSASEMLGAALGGAARRAGLDPAEGKSTGHAVWAAMGGWRGILESVLPGVVFLVAWTATYDPDPDVRSGNLPLSLGLSVGLAAVFTIVRLIQRQSASAAIGGLIAAAAAAGLSLWTGRGEDSFIPGFLTNTLYGTAFLVSALIGWPLIGLAVGVLMGEGTAWRAVKRKRRVFFWLSIAWAGLFALRLIVQVPLYFAGDVTALGTLKLIMGLPLFAPLVAVTWLAVRALYPRTAK, from the coding sequence GTGAGCGACACCTCACGCCCCGACGACGCGGCGGAGCCCGCCGCGCACGCCCCTGCCGGCGACACGGACGGAACGGATGCTGCACCCTCGGCGTCCGAGATGCTCGGCGCCGCACTGGGCGGCGCTGCGCGCCGCGCGGGTCTCGACCCGGCCGAGGGCAAGAGCACGGGGCATGCCGTGTGGGCCGCGATGGGCGGCTGGCGCGGCATCCTCGAGTCCGTCCTTCCGGGCGTCGTGTTCCTCGTCGCATGGACGGCGACCTACGACCCCGACCCTGATGTCCGCTCCGGCAACCTCCCGCTGAGCCTCGGGCTGTCGGTCGGGCTCGCCGCGGTCTTCACCATCGTTCGCCTCATCCAGCGGCAGTCCGCGAGCGCCGCCATCGGCGGCCTGATCGCGGCCGCGGCGGCCGCAGGGCTGTCCCTGTGGACCGGCAGGGGAGAGGACAGCTTCATCCCCGGCTTCCTCACCAACACGCTCTACGGCACCGCGTTCCTCGTCTCGGCACTCATCGGGTGGCCGCTCATCGGTCTTGCGGTGGGCGTCCTCATGGGCGAGGGCACCGCGTGGCGCGCCGTCAAACGCAAGCGGCGCGTCTTCTTCTGGCTGTCGATCGCCTGGGCGGGGCTGTTCGCACTCCGCCTGATCGTGCAGGTGCCTCTGTACTTCGCCGGCGACGTCACCGCGCTCGGCACCCTGAAGCTGATCATGGGGCTGCCCCTGTTCGCGCCATTGGTCGCGGTCACATGGCTCGCCGTGCGCGCGCTCTATCCGCGCACGGCGAAGTGA
- a CDS encoding DUF4193 domain-containing protein has product MATDYDAPRKTEDDSESIEALKERVPDKLSGSVDVEDADNPSGFELPGADLSDLELDVVVLPAQEDEFTCSNCFLVKHRSQLDHETADGPICTECAA; this is encoded by the coding sequence ATGGCCACCGATTACGACGCCCCCCGCAAGACCGAGGACGACAGCGAGTCGATCGAGGCGCTCAAGGAGCGCGTTCCCGACAAGCTCTCGGGCTCGGTCGATGTGGAGGACGCCGACAACCCGTCGGGCTTCGAGCTGCCCGGTGCCGACCTGTCGGACCTCGAGCTCGACGTCGTCGTTCTGCCCGCCCAGGAGGACGAGTTCACCTGTTCGAACTGCTTCCTCGTGAAGCACCGCTCGCAGCTCGATCACGAGACCGCCGACGGCCCTATCTGTACTGAGTGCGCCGCGTGA
- the dxs gene encoding 1-deoxy-D-xylulose-5-phosphate synthase codes for MSLLSSITGPRDLDALSLDQLEQLAEEIRGFLVENVARTGGHLGPNLGVVELTIALHRVFDSPNDPMIFDTGHQSYVHKLLTGRQDFTKLRAREGLAGYPQRSESPHDVVESSHASSSLSWADGVSRALTRTGRKDRHVVAVVGDGALTGGMTWEALNNISDDNDRNLVILVNDNGRSYAPTIGGMARYLNRVRTADSYRNLHRGSDTLFRKLGPAARAVYRGVRGGTHGFLSRFTNNAALYSNLDIKYLGPVDGHDLPTLIETLELAKEYGAPVIVHAITEKGRGYAPAVEDEADQFHAVGKIDPITGESLGAAAGTAWTDVFADELVHVGDRRDDVIAMTAAMLRPTGLLPFAQRFPDRVYDVGIAEQHAVASAAGLAFGGLHPVVAIYATFMNRAFDQVLMDVALHRAGVTFVLDRAGVTGPDGPSHHGIWDLAMLQIVPHIRIAVPRDEVRLREELREAVAVDDAPTVIRFPKGGVSPELAALERLEDGVDVLMRSDAQDVLLVGIGPMAHIAVDVAERLRAQGIGATVVDPRWVVPVQPSIVELAASHRLVITIEDGIRVGGIGTRVRQVLREAGVDTAVDELGVPDEFIDHASREQILEDAGLTPARIAQDVVAQVLGTRIPVARGAETREIPVIPTLSREERH; via the coding sequence ATGTCGCTGCTGTCGTCCATCACCGGACCCCGCGACCTCGACGCACTGAGCCTCGATCAGCTCGAGCAGCTCGCGGAAGAGATCCGCGGCTTCCTCGTCGAGAACGTCGCACGCACGGGCGGTCACCTGGGCCCCAACCTCGGTGTCGTCGAGCTGACGATCGCGCTCCATCGCGTGTTCGACTCGCCGAACGATCCGATGATCTTCGACACGGGTCACCAGTCCTATGTTCACAAGCTCCTCACGGGGCGTCAGGACTTCACGAAGCTGCGCGCGCGCGAGGGCCTCGCAGGCTATCCGCAGCGCTCCGAGAGCCCGCACGACGTCGTCGAGTCTTCCCACGCCTCGAGCTCGCTGAGCTGGGCGGACGGCGTCTCTCGCGCCCTGACCCGCACCGGCCGCAAGGACCGGCACGTGGTCGCCGTCGTCGGCGACGGCGCGCTCACGGGCGGCATGACGTGGGAGGCGCTCAACAACATCTCCGACGACAACGACCGCAACCTGGTCATCCTCGTCAACGACAACGGGCGCTCGTACGCCCCGACCATCGGCGGCATGGCGCGCTACCTCAACCGCGTCCGCACCGCGGATTCGTACCGCAACCTGCACCGCGGCTCCGACACGCTGTTCCGCAAGCTCGGCCCCGCCGCCCGCGCCGTCTACCGCGGCGTGCGCGGCGGCACGCACGGCTTCCTGTCGCGGTTCACGAACAACGCGGCACTGTATTCGAACCTCGACATCAAATACCTCGGGCCGGTGGATGGGCATGACCTCCCGACGCTCATCGAGACGCTCGAACTCGCCAAGGAGTACGGCGCGCCCGTCATCGTCCACGCGATCACCGAGAAGGGGCGGGGCTACGCACCCGCCGTCGAAGACGAGGCCGACCAGTTCCACGCCGTGGGCAAGATCGACCCGATCACCGGCGAGTCCCTCGGCGCGGCCGCCGGCACCGCCTGGACCGACGTCTTCGCGGACGAGCTCGTGCACGTGGGCGACCGGCGCGACGACGTCATCGCGATGACCGCGGCCATGCTGCGCCCCACAGGTCTGCTGCCCTTCGCGCAGCGGTTCCCCGACCGCGTGTACGACGTGGGCATCGCCGAGCAGCACGCCGTCGCGTCGGCGGCCGGCCTGGCGTTCGGCGGCCTGCACCCGGTCGTCGCGATCTACGCGACGTTCATGAACCGCGCGTTCGACCAGGTGCTGATGGATGTCGCGCTCCATCGCGCGGGAGTCACCTTCGTGCTCGATCGTGCCGGCGTGACCGGCCCCGACGGCCCGAGCCACCACGGCATCTGGGACCTCGCGATGCTCCAGATCGTGCCGCACATCCGCATCGCTGTGCCCCGTGACGAGGTTCGCCTGCGCGAGGAGCTGCGTGAGGCCGTCGCCGTCGACGACGCGCCCACCGTCATCCGCTTCCCGAAGGGCGGCGTGAGCCCCGAGCTTGCAGCCCTGGAGCGGCTCGAAGACGGCGTGGACGTGCTGATGCGCTCCGACGCACAGGACGTGCTGCTGGTCGGCATCGGCCCGATGGCGCACATCGCGGTGGACGTCGCCGAGCGCCTGCGCGCGCAGGGCATCGGCGCCACCGTCGTCGACCCGCGGTGGGTCGTCCCGGTACAGCCTTCGATCGTCGAGCTCGCAGCATCCCACCGTCTCGTGATCACGATCGAGGACGGCATCCGTGTCGGCGGCATCGGCACCCGCGTGCGCCAGGTGCTCCGTGAGGCGGGCGTCGACACCGCGGTCGACGAGCTCGGCGTGCCGGACGAGTTCATCGACCACGCGAGCCGCGAGCAGATCCTCGAGGACGCGGGCCTCACACCGGCGAGGATCGCACAGGACGTCGTCGCGCAGGTGCTCGGCACCCGCATCCCGGTCGCCCGCGGCGCCGAGACCCGCGAGATCCCCGTGATCCCGACGTTGTCGCGCGAGGAGCGCCACTAG
- the sepH gene encoding septation protein SepH, with protein sequence MEQLKVIGTEDDKLILATESGERFTLDVDDVLRGELRKARREREADVQTPRPSPREIQAHIRSGLSAREVAELLGARVEDIVRFEGPVLAEREHIVGQALAVPVLLGGDFEGDGQTTFGSAVRAKLAEAGAVGERWTSWKEPTGWIVKLEFTSNDIGHDARWGFDPRRSTLSPLNTDAIQLSRQGSLPEGLIPRLRALDSVAAKDDSRFDSGAFGPRRLPDADIESPDIPGPAAPAVQEAAIKRASEPAVVTSAETADLLEALRRRRGQREPLPGAEEVVSGPRSPAPVALFDALEPGYDESSSDEEPPASDYQAPTPAAVAEAGRRKGRTSMPSWDEIVFGARSDD encoded by the coding sequence ATGGAACAGCTCAAGGTCATCGGAACCGAGGACGACAAGCTCATCCTGGCGACGGAGTCCGGCGAGAGATTCACGCTCGACGTGGACGACGTGCTGCGCGGGGAGCTGCGCAAGGCGCGCCGCGAGCGCGAGGCCGATGTGCAGACCCCGCGTCCGAGCCCCCGCGAGATCCAGGCCCACATCCGCTCCGGTCTGTCCGCGCGCGAGGTGGCAGAGCTGCTCGGCGCCCGCGTGGAGGACATCGTGCGCTTCGAGGGCCCCGTGCTCGCCGAGCGCGAGCACATCGTCGGCCAGGCGCTGGCCGTTCCCGTGCTCCTCGGCGGTGACTTCGAGGGCGACGGGCAGACGACATTCGGCTCGGCGGTGCGCGCCAAGCTCGCCGAGGCGGGCGCGGTCGGCGAACGCTGGACCAGCTGGAAGGAGCCGACCGGCTGGATCGTCAAGCTGGAGTTCACCTCGAACGACATCGGCCACGACGCCCGCTGGGGGTTCGACCCGCGCCGGAGCACGCTGTCGCCGCTGAACACCGACGCCATCCAGCTCTCGCGTCAGGGGTCTCTCCCCGAGGGGCTCATCCCCCGGCTGCGCGCCCTCGACAGCGTGGCTGCGAAGGACGACTCCCGCTTCGACAGCGGGGCGTTCGGTCCGCGCCGCCTTCCCGACGCCGACATCGAGTCACCCGACATCCCTGGCCCGGCCGCACCCGCCGTCCAGGAGGCCGCCATCAAGCGCGCCAGCGAGCCCGCCGTGGTGACCTCGGCCGAGACCGCCGACCTTCTCGAGGCACTGCGTCGTCGTCGCGGTCAGCGTGAGCCGCTCCCGGGTGCCGAGGAGGTCGTGTCGGGTCCACGCTCGCCCGCGCCGGTTGCGCTCTTCGACGCGCTGGAGCCGGGATACGACGAGTCGTCGTCCGACGAGGAACCGCCGGCATCCGACTACCAGGCGCCGACGCCGGCTGCTGTTGCCGAGGCCGGTCGTCGCAAGGGACGCACGTCGATGCCGTCGTGGGACGAGATCGTGTTCGGCGCCCGCTCCGACGACTGA